The sequence AGTTGGTCCAGGCAGCGGCCCGCTCCAGGACATACTTCTTAGGAATCTCATTCACATGCTGTTTCAGGTTGTTGTACCATGTGATCTCTGTGACAGGGTAGTTTCTACTCAAGATACAGGTGAGTTGGACATCACTACCCTCATAGACAGACATCACACTGCGCTGGGTCACTAGGACTGGTGCCTCTGAAGACAGTAAGAAATGAGACAGTTTTAAATGgattattttactgttttaaatgAGTGCTGAAAAAAGATTGACTTTTTCTTACCCAGCTTTAAAGCACACTGTTTTGTCTCCTTAGTCAATGGATGTTTTGCATAGCATATAAAGGCCTTGCCACTGTAGGTAGCGCTTGACCGCAGAACCAGGATGTTGGCATTCTCCTCAGATGTGCCTTGCATGTCCCCTGAGCTGGATGCCCACCACACCAGGGCTCGAGGGAACCCACCTTCCCAGGAGCAGGACAGCATTAGGTATTCATTATTTCGAGTTGCATATGCAGAACACTTTGGCTCCCCGGAAGGCTTCCCTGGGATCAAGAGCATGTACAAATTATTTACTGACGTGATCTCAACGTGGACTAGGTGCTCTTAGTTTTACACTTACAAGTTCTGGCACTGCAGCTCTTGATTTCGTTTGATGCGATGTGTGAGCCTTGACAGATGAACACAGTGTTGTTTGCAGTCTCTTCACCTTTCTGAATCTTGGTGATGTTTGTGAATCCCTCGCTCTCTTGTCCAAACACATACGGGGTCCATCTCAAACTGGCTGCAGGGATACCACCCTCCCAGGTACAGCGGAGGGCCAGGTCAGTGTAATTGCTTACTGGTAGGATCGAGCATGTTGGAGCGCCATCTGGAGGATCTGTGGGAACAAAACCATTGTGTAACACAGGGCAGTGAAATGGATCCAGGGTAATTTGGGCCAATTTTGGAAACTGATAGAGGCAGAGAAGCACTCCTGAATTTGAGCCGAATGAAGAGGTCGGATTAGGTGTCTTATTTATCTAAACAGAAGTAAGAGGTAGTCGACTTCTAGAAAGTTCAAGCGTAAAGAAATATTGGATTGGCATCTGGTAAAAAAACATCACCCATTAGGATTTGCCTTTGCCATTCCTGTTTCAACTGAGCCAGACTTTAAGACATATCATGAGAAGGTGTTGCTGTGTTACTATACAGTATCGATGTTAGTGCCATTCTTGGTCAGTCAAGAATAGATGTACATTCAAGGCATGAAGGGGGGATTGAGGTGTTATGACAAAACAAGGCCTTTTGGCCTTTCTTGACTTGTCATAGCACGGAAACAATCACACCTGCTGTATACCTTCAGCTCTCAGAACTGTCCTTCACCTCGTCCAGATGCAGGTCCACAATCGGCCACTCTGGAATCCTGACACCTTTGTTTACGTAACTGTCTGTATGTTCATGTGAGCATGTTTGTGTAAAGGAAAAGATGTAAGAGGAAGCAAAGGCAAGAAATTTCAGAAGCAATCTTGAAGAAGCTGTAGAACTCTATCAGGACAGATTGAAGAAACAGCAAAGATGGCCACTAGAATCCAGGCACGGGTTTGTGGGAGCACTCACAGTAGACGGTGAGGGTGATGGTTTTCCTGGAGCGGGTGTTGAGGTAAGTGTTCTGAGCCAGGCATGCGTAGTGGCCCGTGTGCATGCGTAGGACCTTGGTGATGGTGAACTGTGGACCTGTGTACACCTGGGAGTTGTTGTAGAACCAGACGTACTGACTCGGAGGATTAGAAGAAGCTTGACACAGGAGGGAAACCGTCTCTTTTTCCAGGGCGGAATAACCCCGCTCTGTCACTGAGTAAGGGGTGACATCGATCTGAGGCTGGTCTGGACCGACTGGAAAAGAAACAGAGATGCAGATTCtatttaaatttcttttcaTATCAAATTATAAGATGCACCAAAGAGTACTTGGGAGTCTCTTACAAATTATGTCAAGCCAGATTCGGTCACTGCGCTGCTGGTTGACTAGGTTGCTGGCAAGGCACCTGTACCATCCAGTGTGATTGCGGTTGACGTCAGTGACATTGAATCGGTTGTCATCATAGATCTCGGCCATGATGGTGAGCTGGCTTTCCCGGCTCTCCTGTTCCCATATGTAATTAATAGGACCCGTGCCATTCTCCAGGCCACAGCGCATGGTCACTGAAGTGCCCTCCACTGGCGAAGAGTCGCTCATCACAATGTAAGGTTTGGTAACTGGCACTGTTAAAGTCATTGCAAAATGGAACCTCATTACTGATAGACCAAGAAAGAGTGGCTGTAATAACATTATTGGCACAAactaaacaataaaaaagtcaatgttatttcagtttaacattttttgttttgttttactatTGGAAATTACCTTTACATTTAGTAGATGGTAACAAACAATTCTTGCTAATTGCCAAAGTTATACTTAACCACAAATCACTAGTTAGTCACAAGACTTCTTTAGTCAAAATTCCTTGATGTAAACAATACAACAACAATAGTTTTGATGTATACTTTAGTTAAGACCTTTGGGCATACCGGTAACATACAGTATGATGGTAATTTAGGATTACCGTTTGGCCGTTTACCAATCTAACTGAACCTTGAACATGGTCAGCCATTGTTCAGACAGTGCTTAGACAACCTCTGATTACCACTGACCTAGAACATGCAGAAATACATAGTAGTAATACAGCTTGGCTCCCTCTGGGGTATCATACAGTGCCTGGCAGGTATATACTCCTTCTGCAGCCAGAAGAAGCTTCTCAATGGACAGAGAGGCGCTGTTGCTAATTACTGTCAGATCACCCAAGTCATTGGCTAATTTCTGTATTTTGGGACCCTTCCCAAAGTTGTACACCACAGCACGGATGGTGTCTGTGCCCGGTTGGGTGAAACCCCAGATGTAGACATCAGGCAAGGTGGGGCCGCACTCCAAGATCACTCCACGCCCCACCACTCCATTGGTCTTGGTCTCATGGTATACCACCTGCCCCGGGTCCAAGATCTCTACGCCTGGAGGAACAGCACAcaatattgtttaataatttaagaaaataataataataaaggtgGCAGTGATCCAAGATATTATTAGCATTTATTTAGGTACAAagggtgtgtatatatatgtatatatatgcatatgtgtctgaaaaagaaaaatacttCTAATCAAATGGAGCAGCTAACAAATGTATGATTGAAAGTATTAGCACTCAAtagaatattaaaaaatattgaaaatggATTTTGAGTTTCTTACCTTGGATGAGGGGTAGAAATAAAACAGTCAGACAGATATAAGGCACCCCTAAAACTCTTTGGACCATGGTGCCATGATCTCGTGTCAAATGCCTTGACCAATATGTAAAAAGGCACAACAGCTGTCTCCAAAAAAGCCGAAAAAAGATAGAAATATCCAGTAAATATGATGTGACCGATCCGAGCTTATGTTTACAGTCGAGGTCCACAGGCTCAATGAGAGAAAGAGGCAACCGAGTCTCTCTAAACTGATTTGGCTTGAATAATTCACAGACCTTCCCCTCCATGTACAAGAATACAGCAGACTGGAGTAGAAAGGTTTAGGATGACACAATGATAGCTGTGTCTCATCTATTATTGAGGGTGGCGGGATGGATGGCCGTTCTTACATTCCATCACCCACAGTGAGAAAGAAAAAACCTCTGATACATTAAGAGTTCCATCACAAAGATTTATCtcttatataaaaacaaaaaacaattgcTTATATTAAATAACAGTGGTAATTGCCTGACAGCATTAAGTTAATTCATCGATACACagattttaaattatgaattaaattttcacaaaaaaaagacTCTTTTTCATCAGTTTGGATTTGTTAAATTGACCCATCTATGCTGTCCATGTCTAACTACAGAAATGTTTTAATGCAGGCTGCATATAAATGTAGGCCATGGCTAAtgtgcaattaaaaaaataataattctgtaTTTAGATTCCAGGGTTAGTTGCCGGT comes from Chanodichthys erythropterus isolate Z2021 chromosome 22, ASM2448905v1, whole genome shotgun sequence and encodes:
- the LOC137012128 gene encoding V-set and immunoglobulin domain-containing protein 10-like 2 — translated: MVQRVLGVPYICLTVLFLPLIQGVEILDPGQVVYHETKTNGVVGRGVILECGPTLPDVYIWGFTQPGTDTIRAVVYNFGKGPKIQKLANDLGDLTVISNSASLSIEKLLLAAEGVYTCQALYDTPEGAKLYYYYVFLHVLVPVTKPYIVMSDSSPVEGTSVTMRCGLENGTGPINYIWEQESRESQLTIMAEIYDDNRFNVTDVNRNHTGWYRCLASNLVNQQRSDRIWLDIIFGPDQPQIDVTPYSVTERGYSALEKETVSLLCQASSNPPSQYVWFYNNSQVYTGPQFTITKVLRMHTGHYACLAQNTYLNTRSRKTITLTVYYPPDGAPTCSILPVSNYTDLALRCTWEGGIPAASLRWTPYVFGQESEGFTNITKIQKGEETANNTVFICQGSHIASNEIKSCSARTWKPSGEPKCSAYATRNNEYLMLSCSWEGGFPRALVWWASSSGDMQGTSEENANILVLRSSATYSGKAFICYAKHPLTKETKQCALKLEAPVLVTQRSVMSVYEGSDVQLTCILSRNYPVTEITWYNNLKQHVNEIPKKYVLERAAAWTNLTVRETDSETDSGQYWCSATNAVGGAEIPIMLMVKRYPMPPNISISRIIYNSRQRTDVDLEWQLQTDGDFTGFFIERQRLPEPVKKRNGGLPWQKLVDLDPDSRSFQISNLDPLGSYAFRITAINHRTIGNPSEIKSPADPPFNAYPAVIGAAIAGMIIATIITVLLFMYVVRNRNNNPRLHDLIFGRQNSQSRENINFPEDEVPGTAEGENDIGQPSSSISPAASMALPRPSATPTNLPPGEEPVNVTITVMASS